From the Halanaerobiales bacterium genome, the window TAGAGAGATGATAGGGATAATTTTCTTGCAGTATGTTCAATATATTATTATAATATAATTAATCAGATAGGGAGGGATTAAATGTCAAAGTATAAAGCTTTAGTAATAGATGACAATGATAAAGTAATAGAGATAATTAAAGATTATTTTGAAAATGAAAATTTTACTATTATTTCTGTTTCTACAGGTGAAAAAGGAATAAAAAAAATAGAAGATGAAAATCTTGATCTGGTTATTTTGGATATTAACCTTCCTGGAATAGATGGTTGGGAAGTATGTAAAAAAATAAGAAAAAATAGTCGATTACCTATAATTATTTTAAGTTCAAAAAAATCAGATAGTGCTAAAATTAAGGGAATTAAGTTAGGGGCCGATGATTATGTAACTAAACCATTTAATCCTGAAGAAATTTTAGTAAGAGCAAAATCAATATTAGACAGAGTTAATAAAAAAAATAAAAAAATTGAAGATAATCATATAATAAAATTTCCTCATTTAACTATCAATAATAAAGAAAAAAAGGTAAAAATTAATGGAAAAATAATTGATTTAACTCCTAAAGAATTTGATTTGCTGTGGACATTAAGTTCTAATCCCAAAAAAGTATTTAGCAGGGATAAGTTAGTAAAAAAAGTATGGGGTTATGATTATTTTGGGGATATTCGAACTGTAGACACTCATATAAAATCTTTGAGAAAAAAACTTGGAGAAAAAGTTGGCAAATATATTCAAACTGTTTGGGGAGTTGGCTATAAATTTGAAATTTAAAAAAATATCTTAAAAATTAAAAAAATTTTGAAAATAGTATCGACATTTTAATAATTGGATGATATTATATAATTAAAGATATATAGAGGAGGTAAAATATGGCTAATTTATTATCACCTATAAAAATCAAAAATTTAAAAGTAAAAAATAGGATAGTAATGCCTCCACTTGCAACTAGAGAGGCTACGAGAATGGGGATGGTTACTGATAAATTGACTGAACAGTATAAAAATCGTCCTAATGTTGGTATGATAATAGTAGAACATAGCTATGTTAGAAGAGAAGGAAGAGTAAATAATCATCAATTGGGTATTTATGATGAAAGCCATATTGCTGGACTTGGGAAATTAGCCCATATAATTAGGGAAAATGGCAGTCTGGCAGTTATTCAAATTTCGCATGGAGGGAGTGCATCTAAATCTCATATTTTAGGCAGAAGTGCTTTTGCTCCTTCAGAGGTAAAACATCCGGGGCGAGATATTGATGAAACACCAACTGCTCTTATGAAGGATGACTTAAAAGAATTAAAAAGATCTTTTGTCAAATCGGCTCTAAGAGCTAAAAAAGCAGGATTTAATATTGTAGAATTACATGGAGCTCATGGATATCTACTAAATCAATTTATGTCACCTCTTACAAATAAAAGAGATGATGAATATGGTGGTGATTTGAAAAATAGAATGCGTTTTCCTTTAGAAATTGTAAGAGCAATTAGAGGGGCTGTTGGAAGAAAATATCCAATTGCATATAGATTAGGTTGTGATGACTTTTTACCTGGTGGAATAAAGATTGAAGATTCTATTGAAGCTGCTCAAATGCTTGAGGAAGCTGGAGTAGATTTACTGGATTTATCTGGAGGATTAACTGGATATAATGTTGGTGATGATGAGGAAGGGTATTTTGTTTATATGGGGGAAGCAATAAGACCTGAAGTTGGAGTACCTGTTATTGTTACCGGAGGTATAGAAACTCCAGAATTTGCAAATAAAATAATTGAGGATGGTAAAGCTGATTTGGTTGGTATAGGGAGAGCTATGTTGCAAGATAAAAATTGGGCAAAAAAAGCTGTTGAAAAAATAAAATAATATATTTATTATAAAAACCACCTTTTATCAAGGTGGTTTTTTCTTTTTTAGGAAGGATTATAGCTAAATTTGCGGAAATATAATTATATGTAAAAAGAAAAGTAAAAGGAGATAGGTGAATAATATGCTTGCATTAGAAAAAATAATTGCTTCTTTTCTTAGTTTTCCAGGGTTTTTTCTGATTTTATGGGGAATAGTAACCATCTATTTATTTTATAAGAAAACTAATTTATTTATTAGAATAATTGCTTTATTTTCTATTATATTAATGATATTTATTTTTACTGGACTGGGAGTAAAAACTTTAGTTTTACCCCTTGAAAATTACTATATAGAGGATAATTATCAATTAATAAATAAAATGCCTATAGTAGTTTTAGGAGGAGGTATTAATTACAATATTCCAGGAAAAGATGGTGAACTATCAAAATCAAGTTTGGAAAGAATTGTTAGAGGTTATAAGTTACAGAATAAATTAGGTAGTTTAATTATTTATTCCGGAGGAGTTGCTGTCGGTCAAACTGGAATAAGTGAAGCTGATATAGCTCAAAAATGGCTCCAGGAGATGGAAGTTCCGGAAAATAAAATAATAAAAGAAGATAGGGCTAGAACAACATATGAAAATGGAATTTATGTGAAAAAGTGGATAAAAAATAATGATATAGATAATATATATCTAGTAACTTCTGCTATTCACATGCCTCGCTCAAGTGCTGTTTTTTCTAATCTTAATATAGATTTTATTCCTGTGATTTCAGGATATTCTTATAACCATAAATTAAGCTGGCTTGATTATTTACCTAATAGAAGTGCTTTAAATGCTAATTTAGCTGCCTTACATGAATGGCTTGGTTTGATTTGGTATAAACTAAATGGAAGAATATAAAATTTTAGACATGAAAGGAGATTTTTAATGACAGCTGATTTACATCTACATTCTACTTACTCTGATGGAAGTTATACTCCGGAAGAATTAGTGAAAAAATCATTAAAAAAAGGTTTCAAAACTATAGCAATTGCTGATCATGATACAGTTGAAGGAATACCTTTAGCTGAAAAAGTCGCAGAATCTTTAGCTATTGAAGTGATTCCTGCAATTGAATTTTCAACTTTTAGAGGAAAGGCAGAAATTCATATTTTAGGATATTTTATTGATTATACTAATCAAGAGTTGCTTACTGAAACTAAAAAAATATTTTCAGCAAGAGAGAATAGAGCTAAAAAAATGGTGGAATTATTAAATAAGCAGGGAATAGATATTAGTTTTGAACAGGTAAAAAGTTTAGCTGGTGATGATTATTTAGGAAGACCTCATATTGCTAAAGCTATGATAGAAAAAGGATATATAAATGAAATTGGAGAAGCCTTTACAAAAGATTATATTGCTAATGGTGGAAAAGCATATGTCCCTAAATATAAATTAACTCCTAAAAAAGCAATTGATTTGATATTAAATGCTGGTGGGATTCCAGTACTTGCTCATCCAAAATTTATAAACCATGGTGAGGCAATGGACTATAATGATATAAAAGAAATGAAAAATTATGGTTTACAAGGGATAGAAGTATATCAAAGTAAACATGATAAAAAAGATGAGAAAAAATATAAAAAAATTGCTAAAGAATTAGACCTACTTATTACTGGTGGATCAGATTTCCATGGAGAAAATGCTCCAGATGTTAAATTAGGAGATGTAAGATTAAGTGAAAAAGAAGTAAAAAAATTAAAAGAAGCAGAAAATTAATATTTTTAACTTTTAGAGGAGGGATTTTGTATGGCTGATAAAGCAACTATTAAAATTCCAAGAAATCTCTATAATAAATTGAAAGAAATTACTGATGAAACTGGGTTTAATAGTGTTACAGAGTTTATTGTATATGTAATGAGAGATTTAGTTTCTACTAAAGAATTAAATCGTGATGAAGGCGAAGAAATAGATGGTGAAGAATTAAGTTCTGAAGAGGTTAATATGATTCGAAAAAGATTAAAAAGTCTTGGATACTTAGATTAATTACTAAAAATGGTTGACAGTTTTACTTTTGTATGATAAAGTACTAAATAAATAACTTGCAGAAAATCAAATAATTCATCGAGAGTGGCAGAGGGACTGGCCCTTTGAAGCCCGGCAACCTACCTAATTAAAGGTAAGGTGCCAAATCCTGCATCTACATTTTGTAGATGAGAGATGAGAGGAATAAAACCCTCTCAGAGGGTTTTTATTTTTTATGGATGTCATTCTCTTTTAAAATGGGGATGGCATTTTTATTTTATAATAAGATAAAGTAAATTTTATAGAAAGGGTGGTTGAATGATAAGCATTAAAAATCTAAGTAAGAAATATAAAAGTGAAAAAGAAAATACTTTAGCTTTAAATAATATTAATTTAAATATAAAAAAGGGAGAAATTTTTGGGATTATTGGCCCAAGTGGAGCAGGTAAAAGTACTTTTATTAGAACAATTAATCTTTTAGAAAAGCCTACAAAGGGTAAGATAAAAATTAATGATAATGATTTAACTAATTTATCTTCAAAAAAGCTTAGAAATAAAAGAAAAGAGATAGGCATGATTTTTCAGGATTTTAATTTATTAAGTTCTAGAACAGTATTTGAAAATGTATCTTTTCCTCTAGAAATAAATGGATTTGAAAAAAAACAAAGAATAAAAAAAGTTAATAAATTATTAGAATTAGTAGGATTATCAGAAAAAACAGATAGTTATCCAGCTAATTTAAGTGGAGGACAAAAACAAAGGGTTGGAATTGCTAGAGCACTTGCTAATGATCCTGAACTACTATTATCTGATGAAGCTACTTCATCTCTTGATCCAGAAAGTACTGCAGAAATACTTAATCTTTTAGCAAAAATAAGAAAAGAGCTTGATTTGACTATTATTTTAATAACACATGAAATGGAAGTAATCAAAGAAATTTGTGATAGAGTTGCAGTTATTGAAAATGGTGAAATTGTAGAAAAGGGAAAAGTTATTGATATTTTTTCTCGGCCACAAAAAGATATAACAAAAAGGTTTATTAAAAATATAATTGATTTTGAACTTCCCCCAAAAGTAAAAGAAAGCTTTTATAATTTTGATAAGAAAAATGGTGAATTTATTAGAATTAATTTTATAGGAGAGTTAACTCATCAACCACTTATTTCCAATTTAATTAAAAAATATGAGATTGATGCAAATATTTTATATGGAAATATTGATGAAATACAGGATACTCCCTTTGGTACTCTTGTTTTAAAACTGGAGGGTAATTACAAAAAAGTTAAAGACAGTATAAATTATTTGAAAGAAAAAGGATTATTAGTGGAGGTGTTAGCAAATGAAAGAAATAATAAATTTGTTAGCTAATTATAATCAATTAATGATATCCGGTATTAGAGAAACTCTTTATATGGTTGGTGTTTCAGTTTTTGTTTCTGTTATTTTTGGTATTCCCCTTGGAATTGTTACTACAGTTACCAGGAAAGGTCATATTCTTGAAAATAAATACATATTCAAAATTTTTAACATCATTATAAATATTGGAAGATCTATCCCATTTATTATTTTGATGGTGGCCATTATTCCTTTTACAAGAATGATTGTAGGCAGTTCTATTGGGACAACAGCAGCTATTGTACCACTCTCAATAGCTGCAATACCATTTATGGGAAGAGTTGTAGATAATGCTCTTCTTGAAATAGATAAAGGGGTAATA encodes:
- a CDS encoding response regulator transcription factor, with the translated sequence MSKYKALVIDDNDKVIEIIKDYFENENFTIISVSTGEKGIKKIEDENLDLVILDINLPGIDGWEVCKKIRKNSRLPIIILSSKKSDSAKIKGIKLGADDYVTKPFNPEEILVRAKSILDRVNKKNKKIEDNHIIKFPHLTINNKEKKVKINGKIIDLTPKEFDLLWTLSSNPKKVFSRDKLVKKVWGYDYFGDIRTVDTHIKSLRKKLGEKVGKYIQTVWGVGYKFEI
- a CDS encoding NADH:flavin oxidoreductase, yielding MANLLSPIKIKNLKVKNRIVMPPLATREATRMGMVTDKLTEQYKNRPNVGMIIVEHSYVRREGRVNNHQLGIYDESHIAGLGKLAHIIRENGSLAVIQISHGGSASKSHILGRSAFAPSEVKHPGRDIDETPTALMKDDLKELKRSFVKSALRAKKAGFNIVELHGAHGYLLNQFMSPLTNKRDDEYGGDLKNRMRFPLEIVRAIRGAVGRKYPIAYRLGCDDFLPGGIKIEDSIEAAQMLEEAGVDLLDLSGGLTGYNVGDDEEGYFVYMGEAIRPEVGVPVIVTGGIETPEFANKIIEDGKADLVGIGRAMLQDKNWAKKAVEKIK
- a CDS encoding YdcF family protein, coding for MLALEKIIASFLSFPGFFLILWGIVTIYLFYKKTNLFIRIIALFSIILMIFIFTGLGVKTLVLPLENYYIEDNYQLINKMPIVVLGGGINYNIPGKDGELSKSSLERIVRGYKLQNKLGSLIIYSGGVAVGQTGISEADIAQKWLQEMEVPENKIIKEDRARTTYENGIYVKKWIKNNDIDNIYLVTSAIHMPRSSAVFSNLNIDFIPVISGYSYNHKLSWLDYLPNRSALNANLAALHEWLGLIWYKLNGRI
- a CDS encoding PHP domain-containing protein, whose amino-acid sequence is MTADLHLHSTYSDGSYTPEELVKKSLKKGFKTIAIADHDTVEGIPLAEKVAESLAIEVIPAIEFSTFRGKAEIHILGYFIDYTNQELLTETKKIFSARENRAKKMVELLNKQGIDISFEQVKSLAGDDYLGRPHIAKAMIEKGYINEIGEAFTKDYIANGGKAYVPKYKLTPKKAIDLILNAGGIPVLAHPKFINHGEAMDYNDIKEMKNYGLQGIEVYQSKHDKKDEKKYKKIAKELDLLITGGSDFHGENAPDVKLGDVRLSEKEVKKLKEAEN
- a CDS encoding CopG family transcriptional regulator, producing the protein MADKATIKIPRNLYNKLKEITDETGFNSVTEFIVYVMRDLVSTKELNRDEGEEIDGEELSSEEVNMIRKRLKSLGYLD
- a CDS encoding methionine ABC transporter ATP-binding protein, which translates into the protein MISIKNLSKKYKSEKENTLALNNINLNIKKGEIFGIIGPSGAGKSTFIRTINLLEKPTKGKIKINDNDLTNLSSKKLRNKRKEIGMIFQDFNLLSSRTVFENVSFPLEINGFEKKQRIKKVNKLLELVGLSEKTDSYPANLSGGQKQRVGIARALANDPELLLSDEATSSLDPESTAEILNLLAKIRKELDLTIILITHEMEVIKEICDRVAVIENGEIVEKGKVIDIFSRPQKDITKRFIKNIIDFELPPKVKESFYNFDKKNGEFIRINFIGELTHQPLISNLIKKYEIDANILYGNIDEIQDTPFGTLVLKLEGNYKKVKDSINYLKEKGLLVEVLANERNNKFVS
- a CDS encoding methionine ABC transporter permease — protein: MKEIINLLANYNQLMISGIRETLYMVGVSVFVSVIFGIPLGIVTTVTRKGHILENKYIFKIFNIIINIGRSIPFIILMVAIIPFTRMIVGSSIGTTAAIVPLSIAAIPFMGRVVDNALLEIDKGVIEAAQSMGASPFEIIFKVLIPESLSAIILGITLTTISLISYSAMAGAIGGGGLGDIAIRYGYQRFKPMIMLETIVILLVLVQIIQWTGNKLALIFDHK